In Mercenaria mercenaria strain notata chromosome 14, MADL_Memer_1, whole genome shotgun sequence, the following are encoded in one genomic region:
- the LOC128548612 gene encoding uncharacterized protein LOC128548612 — MFKHSNITTGLMNPLCSNNTEIVNNFLTQTCLNNCSGNGACSDKGNCVCNDPYRGPDCGIDLRIPPIVNDVEGGGICDIATGSDCECFVIRTNNIFDGFMCNFSIYMVFFNGTRSQVGHVQQAGEYEDIFTGICCVTGEVTELSENIADPFVVMYDLSVSNDGVNYGVTIPVYVYDTTCIQHVLRNENTNVEIKAGHCFIDNTCIKQGSTEQGGDKCSVCNPDMQPFRWYKGKCDDDRNELTSATLIGIIIGSVLGFGIFLLVTSMLLCKAIKKCRTVPDMQSSIQAPISLHEFEPYRKEGISNIKDGM, encoded by the exons ATGTTCAAGCATAGTAATATTACAACTGGCTTGATGAACCCGTTATGTTCCAACAATACCGAAATCGTGAACAATTTTCTAACACAGACTTGTTTGAATAACTGCAGTGGCAATGGGGCTTGTTCAGACAAAG GAAACTGTGTATGCAATGATCCTTACCGTGGACCTGACTGTGGCATAGATTTAAGAATTCCGCCTATTGTTAACGATGTAGAAGGAGGCGGCATATGTGATATTGCTACTGGCAGTGACTGTGAATGCTTCGTTATCAGGACGAATAACATATTTGACGGTTTTATGTGCAATTTCAGTATCTATATG GTCTTCTTCAATGGTACACGCTCACAAGTAGGACATGTCCAACAAGCTGGCGAATATGAAGACATCTTCACAGGTATTTGTTGTGTGACTGGAGAAGTAACAGAACTCTCAGAGAATATCGCAGACCCTTTCGTTGTTATGTACGATCTATCTGTCAGCAATGACGGAGTGAACTATGGTGTAACGATTCCTGTTTATGTCTATGACACGACGTGTATTCAACATGTTTTGAGAAATGAGAATACAAATGTGGAAATAAAG GCTGGACACTGCTTCATTGATAACACTTGTATTAAACAAGGATCAACTGAGCAAGGCGGTGACAAGTGTAGTGTTTGTAACCCAGATATGCAGCCATTTAGATGGTACAAAG GTAAATGTGATGACGACAGGAATGAATTAACGTCAGCGACGTTGATTGGAATCATAATTGGGTCTGTTCTGGGTTTTGGTATTTTTCTATTAGTAACATCCATGTTACTTTGCAAAGCGATAAAGAAATGCAG AACTGTTCCGGATATGCAGTCTTCTATTCAAGCACCTATAAGTCTGCATGAGTTTGAACCTTACAGAAAGGAGGGCATCTCAAATATAAAGGATGGAATGTAA